A stretch of Pseudomonadota bacterium DNA encodes these proteins:
- a CDS encoding CaiB/BaiF CoA-transferase family protein, whose protein sequence is MSQASGPSGPLKGLRVIEMGTLLAGPFCGQLLGDMGAEVIKLEAPGVGDPMRVWGQEKAHGKSLWWPVVARNKKSVTVNLRVPEGQAIVRELVAQADFVLENFRPGTMEKWNLGYQELKAINPGIIMIRVSGQGQTGPYSKRAGYGSIGEAMGGLRYVCGDPSTPPSRMGISIGDSLAATFATVGALAALHHKNQTGEGQIVDSAIYEAVLNMMESLITEYDKTGYVRERTGAILPNVAPSNVYPTADDKMILIAANQDTVFRRLAAAMGQPQLAEDERYSTHAARGAVQIELDEMVSEWTRTQDADTLVSLMEEHGVPVGKIYRAPDMLEDPHFKAREAIIKVMHPELGDLQMQNVAPKLSLTPGAVHSPGPELGQHNKDVLTGMLGYTDDQLSGMTEQGVI, encoded by the coding sequence ATGTCACAGGCGTCAGGACCAAGCGGGCCGCTGAAAGGGCTGCGCGTAATCGAAATGGGCACGCTGCTCGCGGGGCCTTTTTGCGGACAGCTGCTGGGTGACATGGGCGCGGAGGTCATCAAACTCGAGGCACCCGGCGTCGGGGATCCGATGCGCGTCTGGGGCCAGGAAAAAGCCCACGGCAAGTCACTCTGGTGGCCGGTTGTGGCTCGAAATAAGAAATCGGTCACCGTGAATCTCCGAGTACCCGAAGGTCAGGCCATCGTGCGCGAACTGGTTGCTCAGGCGGATTTTGTGCTGGAAAACTTCCGCCCCGGGACTATGGAGAAGTGGAATCTGGGATACCAAGAGCTCAAGGCGATCAACCCCGGCATCATCATGATCCGAGTTTCCGGCCAGGGACAAACCGGGCCCTACTCGAAGCGCGCCGGCTACGGCTCCATCGGCGAGGCGATGGGCGGTCTTCGTTACGTGTGCGGCGACCCCTCAACGCCCCCCAGCCGCATGGGTATCAGCATAGGCGATTCCCTAGCAGCCACATTTGCCACGGTGGGCGCGCTCGCGGCGCTGCACCACAAGAACCAGACCGGCGAAGGCCAGATCGTGGATTCGGCCATCTACGAGGCGGTGCTCAACATGATGGAGTCGCTGATCACCGAATACGACAAGACCGGCTATGTTCGCGAGCGCACCGGCGCCATCCTGCCCAACGTCGCCCCTTCGAACGTGTATCCCACGGCAGATGACAAAATGATTCTGATCGCCGCCAATCAGGATACGGTGTTCCGACGCCTGGCGGCCGCCATGGGGCAACCGCAGCTGGCCGAAGATGAGCGGTACTCAACGCACGCCGCTCGGGGCGCCGTGCAGATAGAGCTGGATGAGATGGTGTCGGAGTGGACGCGAACCCAAGACGCCGACACGTTGGTCAGCCTCATGGAGGAACACGGGGTTCCGGTGGGCAAAATCTATCGCGCGCCGGACATGCTCGAAGACCCTCACTTCAAGGCCCGGGAAGCGATCATCAAGGTCATGCATCCGGAGCTGGGTGACCTCCAGATGCAGAATGTGGCGCCAAAGCTGTCTCTGACGCCTGGAGCCGTGCACAGCCCTGGGCCTGAGCTCGGCCAGCATAATAAGGATGTGTTGACGGGCATGCTCGGTTACACCGACGACCAGCTTTCGGGTATGACCGAACAAGGCGTGATTTAA